In Burkholderiales bacterium, a single genomic region encodes these proteins:
- the ccmA gene encoding cytochrome c biogenesis heme-transporting ATPase CcmA, translated as MLEAHDLAARRGNAPLFAGLGFRVGEGEALVVTGANGRGKTTLLRVLAGLTLPESGEVRLDGARVVPGSPALRAAVTWSGHAAALKDELSARENLVSLAALSGMPVDETAVDSALERVSLRSRQGLPARSLSQGQRRRIGLARLALSRRRVWILDEPATALDADGVATLEVLVTGHLEAGGLAVLSTHAPLALPPARMRPLALQG; from the coding sequence ATGCTCGAAGCGCACGACCTCGCCGCGCGGCGCGGCAACGCGCCCCTGTTCGCCGGCCTGGGCTTCCGCGTGGGCGAGGGCGAAGCGCTCGTCGTCACCGGCGCCAACGGGCGCGGCAAGACCACGCTGCTGCGCGTCCTCGCCGGACTCACGTTGCCCGAATCAGGCGAGGTCCGGCTCGACGGCGCGCGCGTGGTGCCGGGTTCGCCCGCGCTTCGCGCCGCCGTGACCTGGAGTGGCCACGCCGCGGCGCTGAAGGACGAACTCTCGGCGCGCGAGAACCTGGTTTCGCTCGCGGCGCTGTCGGGGATGCCGGTCGACGAGACGGCGGTTGACAGCGCCCTCGAACGCGTGTCCCTTCGCTCCCGCCAGGGATTGCCGGCACGCTCGCTCTCGCAGGGCCAGCGGCGCCGCATCGGGCTCGCGCGTCTCGCGCTCTCGCGGCGGCGCGTGTGGATCCTGGACGAGCCCGCCACAGCGCTCGACGCCGACGGCGTCGCGACGCTCGAGGTGCTCGTCACCGGCCATCTCGAGGCAGGCGGCCTCGCCGTCCTGTCCACCCACGCGCCGCTCGCGCTGCCGCCCGCGCGCATGCGGCCGCTCGCGCTCCAGGGATGA
- the ccmB gene encoding heme exporter protein CcmB, with product MSVTVPAEGDERDGVLAAFAWALARDLRIALRTRSELAVLVAFYVVVATLFPLATSPDRTVLATLGPGVLWVAALLASLISLPRLFAQDQADGTLEQMALSPWPLAAIVSGKIAAHWLTTGLPVVVLAPLAALPYGLDRGAVGVLGASLALGTPILSLIGAIGAALTLGARGAGGLLALLVLPLYVPVLIFGAGAVDAYRAGLAVDANLSLLGAGLIAAALGAPFAAAAAVRIALD from the coding sequence ATGAGCGTCACCGTCCCGGCGGAAGGAGACGAGCGCGACGGCGTACTCGCGGCCTTCGCGTGGGCGCTCGCGCGCGATCTCCGCATCGCGCTGCGCACGCGCTCGGAACTCGCCGTGCTGGTCGCGTTCTACGTCGTGGTGGCCACCCTGTTCCCGCTCGCGACCTCGCCGGATCGCACCGTCCTCGCGACGCTCGGTCCGGGCGTCCTGTGGGTGGCGGCGCTCCTCGCGTCCCTCATCTCGCTCCCGCGGCTGTTCGCTCAGGACCAGGCGGACGGCACGCTCGAGCAGATGGCGCTGTCGCCCTGGCCGCTCGCCGCCATCGTCTCCGGTAAAATAGCCGCGCACTGGCTGACGACGGGATTGCCGGTCGTCGTGCTCGCGCCGCTGGCCGCCCTGCCCTACGGGCTCGACCGCGGCGCGGTCGGCGTGCTCGGCGCGAGCCTCGCGCTCGGGACGCCGATCCTCTCGCTCATCGGCGCGATCGGCGCTGCGCTGACGCTGGGGGCGCGCGGCGCCGGCGGACTCCTCGCCCTGCTCGTGCTGCCGCTGTATGTGCCGGTGCTGATCTTCGGTGCCGGCGCGGTCGATGCGTACCGTGCCGGCCTCGCGGTCGACGCGAATCTCTCGCTCCTCGGCGCCGGGCTGATCGCCGCCGCGCTCGGAGCGCCGTTCGCGGCCGCGGCGGCGGTACGCATCGCGCTCGACTGA
- a CDS encoding FecR domain-containing protein, with amino-acid sequence MTRVRTSAPPLPAVLARALLVLAAVLGPALASAQPAELVFTTGEVAIARGAGRVAATAGARLGAGDTIVTGEHARAQLRFAGGAVIAIAPSSELRIAALGEEPTLHLARGAIRAATPPSEWPPSEWPLTGPVPREVMQVTTPQAAIDVRSLHLQIGVCAPGACRDPGADAPAAPGLYVSVYDGSAIATAPAFTATFRQREFYVVPDGGAPQRLMGPPAFLSRAIVDAPVNVADAAGFRRVPEFAQGPYSSLLATVRYPYQSTQDLALGEPVAPPIVGVVGSDEATLEILTDVASERLRFDPLGRLVGIDTETLIASLGTASLVDAGSSVSGGANLNWGRWMGPGSSIAQQLPNGVIVNNDGGNLHYVYGIASTELPTSGIVEFALIGGTRPTDSATGAVGTLVSGGRIGVDFGTARVSVNGLQVGFTDATYTLGGTASLVGPLFSTTGIGAAGSCSGSACQSLIATNFAGFLAGPGAQGLGLDYFFNTRSGVIEGAAGYRRCAAPGNC; translated from the coding sequence ATGACCCGCGTGCGCACGTCCGCCCCGCCGCTTCCCGCGGTCCTCGCCCGCGCGCTCCTCGTTCTCGCCGCAGTACTGGGTCCCGCGCTCGCCTCGGCGCAACCGGCCGAACTCGTGTTCACGACCGGCGAGGTCGCGATCGCCCGCGGCGCGGGTCGCGTCGCGGCCACCGCTGGCGCGCGCCTCGGCGCCGGCGACACGATCGTGACCGGCGAGCACGCCCGCGCGCAGCTGCGCTTCGCCGGCGGAGCCGTGATCGCCATCGCGCCCTCGTCCGAACTGCGCATCGCCGCGCTCGGCGAGGAACCGACGCTCCATCTCGCGCGAGGCGCGATCCGGGCCGCGACGCCGCCGAGCGAATGGCCCCCGAGCGAATGGCCGCTGACCGGCCCGGTGCCGCGCGAAGTGATGCAGGTGACGACGCCGCAGGCGGCGATCGACGTGCGCAGCCTGCACCTCCAGATCGGCGTCTGCGCGCCGGGGGCCTGTCGCGACCCGGGCGCCGATGCTCCCGCCGCGCCGGGCCTGTATGTCTCGGTGTACGACGGATCGGCCATCGCGACCGCGCCGGCGTTCACCGCCACCTTCCGCCAGCGCGAGTTCTACGTCGTGCCGGACGGCGGCGCGCCGCAGAGGCTCATGGGTCCACCGGCGTTCCTGTCGCGCGCGATCGTCGATGCGCCGGTGAATGTCGCGGACGCCGCCGGGTTCCGCCGCGTGCCCGAGTTCGCACAGGGTCCGTACTCGTCGCTCCTCGCCACCGTGCGCTACCCCTACCAGTCGACGCAGGACCTCGCGCTCGGCGAGCCGGTCGCGCCGCCGATCGTGGGGGTCGTCGGCTCCGACGAAGCCACGCTCGAGATCCTGACCGACGTCGCCTCCGAACGCCTGAGGTTCGACCCGCTCGGCCGGCTCGTGGGCATCGACACCGAAACCCTCATCGCGTCGCTCGGCACCGCGAGCCTCGTCGACGCCGGCAGCAGCGTGTCGGGCGGCGCCAACCTCAACTGGGGCCGGTGGATGGGGCCGGGCTCGTCGATCGCGCAGCAGCTCCCCAACGGCGTGATCGTGAACAACGACGGCGGGAATCTGCACTACGTCTACGGCATCGCCTCGACCGAGCTTCCGACTTCCGGCATCGTCGAGTTCGCGCTCATCGGCGGCACGCGGCCCACCGATTCGGCCACCGGCGCGGTCGGCACGCTCGTCTCGGGCGGGCGCATCGGCGTCGACTTCGGCACCGCCCGGGTCAGCGTCAACGGACTGCAGGTCGGGTTCACCGACGCGACCTACACGCTGGGCGGCACCGCGAGCCTCGTGGGACCGCTCTTCTCCACCACCGGCATCGGCGCGGCCGGGAGTTGCAGCGGCAGCGCGTGCCAGTCGCTGATCGCGACGAACTTCGCCGGATTCCTCGCGGGTCCGGGGGCGCAGGGGCTCGGTCTCGACTACTTCTTCAACACGCGCTCGGGCGTCATCGAAGGCGCGGCGGGCTATCGCCGCTGCGCGGCGCCGGGCAACTGCTGA
- a CDS encoding NADP-dependent malic enzyme, whose protein sequence is MSDQRSLREASLEYHRLSPPGKIAIAPTKQLSNQRDLALAYSPGVAAACEEIVRDPAQARSLTSRANLVGVVTNGTAVLGLGAIGALAGKPVMEGKAVLFKKFAGIDCFDIELDERDPDKLVDMICALEPTFGGINLEDIKAPECFYIERACRERMKIPVFHDDQHGTAIIVGAAIVNGLRVVGKDMKDVKLVCSGAGAAALACLDLLVSLGIRRENIWVSDIKGVVYQGRQEEMDDHKAIYAQATPARTLKEILPGTDVFLGLSAARVLKPEWLPMLARDPLILALANPEPEIMPDIAKAARPDAVIATGRSDFPNQVNNVLCFPFIFRGALDVGATTINEPMKLAAVRAIADLAMAEQSEVVAHAYNLENIRFGPEYLIPKPFDPRLIERIAPAVARAAMESGVATRPIEDFDAYGVRLTQFVYHSSLLMKPIFSAAKQAPKRIVYAEGEDERVLRAVQVVIDEGLAKPILIGRPAVLQQRIERFGLRLVPGRDFDVVNPEQDDRFREYWTEYYRLTERKGISQEYAKIELRRRNTLIGAMMIHLGDADGMLCGTFGTHQMHRRYIDQVIGLRRGAKTYAAMNALIMTDRTVFIADTYVNADPTAEQVAEITILAAEEVRRFGITPKVALVSHSNFGTSEAPSATKMRRALAIVNSLDPDLEVEGEMHGDAALSEEVRSRVFPNSRLKGEANLLVMPTIDAANISFNLLKVSSGSGVTLGPMLLGVAKPIHILTPSATVRRIVNMTALSVVDANIERQAALI, encoded by the coding sequence ATGTCCGATCAACGCTCGCTCCGCGAAGCCTCGCTCGAGTACCACCGTCTCTCGCCGCCCGGCAAGATCGCGATCGCCCCGACCAAGCAGCTCTCGAACCAGCGGGACCTCGCGCTCGCGTACTCGCCCGGCGTCGCCGCCGCCTGCGAGGAGATCGTGCGCGATCCCGCGCAGGCGCGAAGCCTCACCTCGCGCGCGAACTTGGTCGGCGTCGTGACCAACGGGACCGCGGTGCTGGGGCTGGGCGCGATCGGCGCGCTCGCCGGGAAGCCGGTGATGGAGGGCAAGGCGGTCCTGTTCAAGAAGTTCGCGGGGATCGACTGCTTCGACATCGAACTCGACGAGCGCGATCCCGACAAGCTCGTCGACATGATCTGCGCGCTCGAACCGACGTTCGGCGGGATCAACCTCGAGGACATCAAGGCGCCCGAGTGCTTCTACATCGAGCGCGCCTGCCGCGAGCGCATGAAGATCCCGGTATTCCACGACGACCAGCACGGCACGGCGATCATCGTCGGCGCGGCGATCGTCAACGGGCTGCGCGTCGTCGGCAAGGACATGAAGGACGTGAAGCTCGTGTGTTCGGGCGCCGGCGCCGCGGCGCTCGCGTGCCTCGACCTGCTGGTGTCGCTCGGCATTCGCCGCGAGAACATCTGGGTGTCGGACATCAAGGGTGTCGTCTACCAGGGCCGCCAGGAGGAGATGGACGACCACAAGGCGATCTACGCGCAGGCGACGCCGGCGCGTACGCTGAAGGAGATCCTGCCGGGAACCGACGTGTTCCTGGGCCTGTCGGCCGCCCGGGTGCTGAAGCCCGAGTGGCTGCCGATGCTCGCCCGGGATCCGCTGATCCTCGCGCTCGCCAATCCCGAGCCCGAGATCATGCCGGACATCGCGAAGGCGGCGCGCCCGGACGCGGTCATCGCGACCGGCCGCTCGGACTTCCCCAACCAGGTCAACAACGTCCTGTGCTTCCCGTTCATCTTCCGCGGCGCGCTCGACGTCGGCGCCACGACGATCAACGAGCCGATGAAGCTCGCGGCGGTGCGCGCGATCGCGGACCTCGCGATGGCCGAGCAGTCCGAGGTGGTCGCGCACGCGTACAACCTCGAGAACATCCGCTTCGGCCCCGAGTACCTGATCCCGAAGCCCTTCGATCCGAGGCTCATCGAGCGCATCGCGCCCGCGGTCGCGCGGGCCGCGATGGAGTCCGGCGTCGCGACGCGCCCGATCGAGGACTTCGACGCCTACGGCGTGCGGCTCACGCAGTTCGTCTACCACTCGAGCCTGCTGATGAAGCCGATCTTCTCGGCGGCGAAGCAGGCGCCGAAGCGCATCGTCTACGCGGAAGGCGAGGACGAGCGTGTGCTCCGTGCGGTGCAGGTGGTCATCGACGAGGGCCTCGCGAAGCCGATCCTCATCGGCCGCCCGGCGGTGCTGCAGCAGCGCATCGAGCGCTTCGGCCTCCGGCTCGTGCCGGGCCGCGACTTCGACGTCGTGAACCCCGAACAGGACGATCGCTTCCGCGAGTACTGGACCGAGTACTACCGGCTGACCGAGCGCAAGGGCATCTCGCAGGAGTACGCGAAGATCGAGCTGCGCCGGCGCAACACGCTGATCGGCGCGATGATGATCCACCTGGGCGACGCGGACGGGATGCTGTGCGGCACCTTCGGCACCCACCAGATGCACCGCCGCTACATCGACCAGGTGATCGGACTGCGCCGCGGCGCGAAGACCTACGCCGCGATGAACGCGCTCATCATGACCGACCGGACGGTGTTCATCGCCGACACCTACGTCAACGCCGATCCGACGGCGGAGCAGGTCGCCGAGATCACGATCCTCGCGGCGGAGGAGGTGCGCCGGTTCGGCATCACGCCGAAGGTCGCGCTGGTGTCGCATTCGAACTTCGGCACGAGCGAGGCGCCGTCCGCCACCAAGATGCGCCGCGCGCTGGCGATCGTGAACAGCCTCGATCCCGACCTCGAAGTCGAGGGCGAGATGCACGGCGACGCGGCGCTCTCGGAGGAGGTGCGCTCGCGCGTGTTCCCGAACTCGCGCCTCAAGGGCGAGGCGAATCTCCTCGTCATGCCGACGATCGACGCCGCGAACATCTCGTTCAACCTGCTGAAGGTCAGCTCGGGCAGCGGCGTCACGCTCGGGCCGATGCTCCTCGGCGTCGCGAAGCCGATCCACATCCTGACCCCGTCGGCGACCGTCCGCCGCATCGTCAACATGACGGCGCTCTCGGTGGTCGACGCGAACATCGAGCGGCAGGCCGCGCTCATCTGA
- a CDS encoding Ig-like domain repeat protein yields the protein MATDLRIRRRRVRTWLCGVAAIGAVAAASASAQGSLTAELAIAPATIRSGGPAQIEVALGNTADDATIGGIAFDVVFPPVMHRWGTPSLNPCGGVVTETATGFRFRNGSLGASASCVVTFPITVEQDDDGDVALTLGAVSSIDGGTVEGLTASVRVIGGIPPTITSPPPPARGYLGLVYRHVVTVTGSAPVAVEASGLPPGLAYDDATRTLSGKPTQAGEFLMTLRAVNHVAFGTAQRVVVVVINPPLQFTSVAPLSPPLPVLVPAAVVVEAAGGLAPYAFELAGGSLPPGLVLGRSGKIGGVPTAPGTFRFTLRVRDRLFQSATQDYELVVGDGTGSGGVLALDLAPNPAVIGQSVVMTATVASLSGTPTGVVDLWVAARGTRCPDPFESGDAPVTSIARTLPLASGGVAHFVFTDLGAGTFRVCARHRGGADAPVAMAGPLELYVIKGVVLDADKAMDGAVPVPGPGPLMLVFVACAVAFAGALRLRRRSARRADQQLPGAAQRR from the coding sequence ATGGCGACCGACCTCCGAATCCGACGCCGCCGCGTTCGCACCTGGCTGTGTGGCGTGGCCGCGATCGGCGCGGTCGCGGCGGCGTCCGCGTCCGCGCAGGGCTCTCTCACGGCGGAACTCGCCATCGCGCCAGCGACGATCCGGTCGGGCGGACCCGCGCAGATCGAGGTCGCGCTCGGCAACACGGCCGACGACGCGACGATCGGCGGCATCGCGTTCGATGTCGTGTTCCCGCCGGTGATGCATCGCTGGGGCACGCCCTCGTTGAACCCATGCGGCGGTGTCGTGACCGAGACCGCGACCGGATTCCGGTTCCGCAACGGTTCGCTCGGCGCGTCCGCATCCTGCGTCGTGACCTTCCCGATCACCGTCGAGCAGGACGACGACGGCGACGTCGCGCTCACGCTGGGTGCCGTGAGTTCGATCGACGGCGGGACGGTCGAAGGTCTCACCGCGAGCGTCCGCGTGATCGGCGGCATTCCGCCCACGATCACCTCGCCCCCGCCGCCGGCGCGCGGATACCTCGGCCTCGTCTATCGACACGTCGTCACGGTGACCGGCTCCGCGCCGGTCGCCGTCGAGGCGAGCGGGCTGCCGCCGGGGCTCGCCTACGACGATGCGACCCGCACCCTCTCAGGCAAGCCGACGCAGGCGGGCGAGTTCCTGATGACGCTTCGCGCCGTCAACCACGTGGCGTTTGGTACCGCGCAACGGGTCGTCGTCGTGGTCATCAATCCTCCGCTGCAGTTCACGTCGGTCGCGCCGTTGTCGCCGCCGTTGCCCGTCCTGGTGCCGGCCGCGGTCGTCGTGGAAGCCGCAGGCGGCCTGGCGCCGTACGCGTTCGAACTCGCAGGGGGTTCGCTGCCGCCGGGGCTCGTGCTCGGACGTTCGGGCAAGATCGGCGGCGTTCCGACCGCGCCGGGCACCTTCCGATTCACGCTTCGCGTGCGCGACAGGCTGTTCCAGTCCGCGACGCAGGACTATGAGCTCGTCGTCGGCGACGGCACCGGATCGGGGGGCGTCCTCGCCCTCGATCTCGCTCCCAACCCCGCGGTGATCGGGCAGTCGGTCGTGATGACGGCGACCGTGGCGTCGCTCTCGGGGACGCCGACCGGTGTCGTGGACCTGTGGGTCGCCGCCAGGGGGACCCGTTGTCCCGACCCGTTCGAGAGCGGCGACGCGCCGGTCACGTCGATCGCGCGCACGCTGCCGCTCGCGAGCGGCGGTGTCGCGCACTTCGTGTTCACCGACCTCGGTGCCGGGACGTTCCGCGTGTGTGCGCGCCACCGTGGCGGCGCGGATGCGCCCGTCGCGATGGCCGGCCCGTTGGAACTCTACGTGATCAAGGGCGTCGTGCTCGACGCGGACAAGGCGATGGACGGCGCCGTACCCGTGCCCGGTCCCGGACCGCTGATGCTGGTGTTCGTCGCCTGCGCGGTCGCGTTCGCGGGAGCGCTGCGCCTGCGCCGTCGCTCCGCGCGGCGTGCCGATCAGCAGTTGCCCGGCGCCGCGCAGCGGCGATAG
- the ccmE gene encoding cytochrome c maturation protein CcmE yields the protein MKARHRRLAWIAAGLAAIAVAVALVLNAFQSNLVFFYSPSQVLANEAPVGRPFRIGGMVESGSLQREKDSLTVRFVVTDTAQKMTVVYTGLLPDLFKEGKGVVAQGAIGSDGVFRATEVLAKHDENYMPPEAAAAIEQAHKGGSMSSSGR from the coding sequence ATGAAGGCGCGCCATCGTCGCCTGGCATGGATCGCGGCCGGGCTCGCGGCGATCGCGGTCGCGGTCGCGCTGGTGCTGAACGCGTTCCAGTCGAACCTCGTGTTCTTCTATTCGCCGTCGCAGGTGCTCGCGAACGAGGCGCCGGTCGGCCGGCCGTTCCGCATCGGCGGCATGGTCGAGTCGGGCAGCCTGCAGCGCGAGAAGGATTCGCTGACCGTGCGCTTCGTCGTGACCGATACCGCGCAGAAGATGACCGTCGTCTACACCGGCCTCCTGCCCGACCTCTTCAAGGAAGGCAAGGGCGTCGTCGCGCAAGGGGCGATCGGATCCGACGGCGTGTTCCGCGCGACCGAGGTGCTCGCGAAGCACGATGAGAACTACATGCCGCCGGAGGCCGCCGCCGCGATCGAGCAGGCGCACAAGGGCGGCAGCATGTCATCGTCCGGCCGCTGA
- the ccmD gene encoding heme exporter protein CcmD, with product MSDFSSMGGYGWYVAMAYGACALAIVVEAVALRARRRRALAEAFPEGGTAGELR from the coding sequence ATGAGCGATTTCTCGTCGATGGGCGGCTACGGCTGGTACGTCGCGATGGCCTACGGCGCGTGCGCGCTCGCGATCGTCGTCGAGGCGGTCGCGCTTCGCGCCCGGCGGCGGCGCGCGCTCGCGGAGGCGTTCCCGGAGGGCGGGACGGCAGGGGAGCTGCGATGA
- the ccsA gene encoding cytochrome c biogenesis protein CcsA, producing MANRWYFYASPATFYPIARRLAPVFAIAAMALAVAGLYVGFVVAPTDATQGEAYRIIYVHVPTAWMAMFVYLVMAFWSALALGFNTRLSSMMAQALAPSGAIMAALALWTGAFWGRPTWGTYWAWDARMTSTLILLFLYFGVIALRGAIDDPRRADRACAVLTLVGAVNVPIIYFSVRWWNTLHQGASVSLTAAPTMAKTMLAGMLLMTLAAWAWCIAAALWRVAAIVLERERGAAWIGPHAALEGRA from the coding sequence ATGGCCAACCGCTGGTACTTCTACGCTTCGCCGGCGACCTTCTACCCGATCGCGCGCCGGCTCGCGCCCGTTTTCGCGATCGCGGCGATGGCGCTCGCGGTCGCGGGTCTCTACGTCGGTTTCGTGGTCGCGCCGACCGACGCGACGCAGGGCGAGGCCTACCGGATCATCTACGTGCACGTCCCCACCGCGTGGATGGCGATGTTCGTCTACCTCGTGATGGCGTTCTGGAGCGCGCTCGCGCTCGGCTTCAACACGCGGCTCTCGTCGATGATGGCGCAGGCGCTCGCGCCGTCGGGGGCGATCATGGCGGCGCTCGCGCTGTGGACCGGCGCGTTCTGGGGCCGGCCGACCTGGGGCACCTACTGGGCCTGGGACGCGCGCATGACCTCGACCCTGATCCTCCTGTTCCTGTACTTCGGCGTGATCGCATTGCGCGGCGCGATCGACGACCCGCGACGCGCCGACCGCGCATGCGCAGTGCTCACGCTGGTCGGCGCGGTGAACGTCCCGATCATCTATTTCTCGGTACGCTGGTGGAACACGCTGCACCAGGGCGCGAGCGTGAGCCTCACCGCGGCGCCGACGATGGCGAAGACGATGCTCGCCGGGATGCTGCTGATGACCCTCGCCGCGTGGGCGTGGTGCATCGCCGCGGCGCTGTGGCGGGTCGCGGCCATCGTGCTCGAACGCGAGCGTGGCGCCGCGTGGATCGGCCCGCACGCGGCACTGGAGGGCCGGGCATGA
- the ccmI gene encoding c-type cytochrome biogenesis protein CcmI: MSTGTLFWALALVLVLATLAVLVVPLLRSGRSREHPADAEASAAVYRDRKHELDADVASGAIGADERDATSAELVARLGAELASAPPAPAVPPGRASWIVAIALVAIVPATALVAYLVLGRPDALDANAARSRFTDAEIVAMVDRLAQRMKEHPDDPQGWLLLGRSMDALQRYQEAAQAYEQAALRLPNDAGVLADWADALGMAQGRTLAGRPTELVAQALAADPRHPKSLALAASAAMERGDDQAAIGYWRRLLAVVPPESEDAKSIRETIATLGGGAPRAAAEPAAPAAAARVAGRVVVAPKLAAQVTPDATLFVYARAAQGSRMPLAIVRRAARDLPFEFALDDSMAMSRDATLSSASEVVVEARVSASGSATPASGDLAGTSAPVRPGTAGIVVTIDRVLP, from the coding sequence ATGTCGACCGGCACGCTCTTCTGGGCCCTCGCGCTCGTTCTCGTCCTCGCCACGCTCGCGGTCCTCGTCGTGCCGCTCCTGCGTTCCGGGCGCTCGCGCGAGCATCCGGCAGATGCCGAAGCGTCGGCGGCGGTCTACCGCGACCGGAAACACGAACTCGACGCGGACGTCGCCTCCGGCGCGATCGGCGCGGACGAGCGCGACGCGACCAGCGCGGAACTGGTGGCGCGGCTGGGCGCGGAACTCGCCAGCGCGCCGCCCGCGCCCGCCGTGCCGCCAGGACGCGCGTCGTGGATCGTCGCGATCGCGCTGGTGGCGATCGTGCCCGCGACGGCGCTCGTCGCCTACCTCGTGCTCGGCCGGCCCGATGCGCTCGACGCGAACGCCGCGCGGTCGCGATTCACCGATGCCGAGATCGTCGCGATGGTCGACCGCCTCGCGCAGCGCATGAAGGAGCACCCCGACGATCCGCAGGGCTGGTTGCTGCTCGGCCGCTCGATGGACGCGCTGCAGCGCTACCAGGAGGCGGCGCAAGCCTACGAACAGGCGGCCCTGCGGCTCCCCAACGATGCCGGCGTGCTCGCGGATTGGGCCGACGCTCTGGGCATGGCGCAAGGTCGCACGCTCGCCGGGCGGCCGACCGAACTCGTCGCGCAGGCCCTCGCGGCGGACCCGCGCCATCCGAAGTCCCTCGCGCTGGCGGCTTCGGCCGCGATGGAGCGCGGTGACGACCAGGCCGCGATCGGTTACTGGCGGCGCCTGCTGGCGGTCGTGCCTCCGGAGAGCGAGGACGCGAAGAGCATTCGCGAGACGATCGCAACGCTCGGAGGCGGCGCGCCGCGCGCGGCAGCGGAGCCTGCCGCGCCCGCTGCCGCGGCGCGCGTCGCCGGCCGTGTCGTCGTCGCGCCGAAACTCGCAGCGCAAGTGACCCCCGACGCGACGCTGTTCGTGTACGCGCGCGCGGCGCAGGGTTCGCGGATGCCGCTCGCGATCGTGCGGCGCGCCGCGCGCGACCTGCCGTTCGAGTTCGCGCTCGACGATTCGATGGCGATGTCGCGCGACGCCACGCTGTCGAGCGCATCCGAGGTGGTGGTCGAGGCGCGCGTTTCCGCATCGGGCAGCGCGACGCCGGCCAGCGGCGATCTCGCCGGCACGAGCGCTCCGGTGCGGCCGGGCACAGCGGGTATCGTCGTCACGATCGATCGCGTGCTGCCGTAG